In Deinococcus radiophilus, a single genomic region encodes these proteins:
- a CDS encoding SDR family NAD(P)-dependent oxidoreductase: MGRVEGKVALVTGAASGIGLSAATLMAQEGAKVVLADLNEAAAQQAAARIREAGGQAQATTLNATERASVQAAVDFTAETFGGLNIMVNNVGGNRPDTDLDTLHITDEAWDFALLLNATATLYGCQAALPHLLAAGGGSIVNTASMAHRGGDLVRIGYTAGKAAVVAMTRSMAAQYGKQGVRCNSVSPGLVLTPAAEQHLPQAFKDMWSGYNAVPDVGRPDDIGYTILFLASDEARHITGQNIEVDGGHFVSQPTNPAMRVMYQQMAQQAQQE, encoded by the coding sequence ATGGGACGAGTGGAAGGAAAAGTGGCGTTGGTAACAGGTGCGGCGTCGGGGATTGGTCTGTCTGCCGCCACGCTAATGGCCCAGGAGGGCGCGAAAGTCGTGCTGGCGGACCTGAACGAGGCGGCGGCGCAGCAGGCCGCCGCCCGTATCCGTGAAGCGGGCGGGCAGGCGCAGGCCACCACCCTGAATGCCACCGAACGCGCTTCGGTGCAGGCGGCCGTGGATTTCACGGCTGAAACCTTCGGCGGGCTGAACATCATGGTCAACAACGTCGGCGGGAACCGCCCCGACACCGATCTGGACACCCTGCACATCACCGACGAAGCGTGGGATTTTGCGCTTTTGCTGAACGCCACCGCCACCTTATACGGCTGTCAGGCCGCGCTGCCGCACCTGTTGGCCGCTGGGGGCGGCAGCATCGTGAACACTGCGAGCATGGCGCACCGGGGCGGGGACCTGGTCCGCATCGGGTACACCGCCGGGAAGGCCGCCGTGGTCGCCATGACCCGCAGCATGGCCGCGCAGTACGGTAAACAGGGCGTGCGCTGCAACTCTGTCTCACCGGGGCTGGTACTCACGCCCGCCGCCGAACAACACCTGCCGCAAGCCTTCAAGGACATGTGGTCAGGGTACAATGCCGTACCGGACGTAGGCCGCCCCGACGACATCGGGTACACCATCCTGTTTCTCGCGTCGGATGAGGCGCGGCACATCACCGGGCAGAACATCGAGGTAGACGGCGGTCACTTTGTCTCGCAGCCTACCAACCCGGCCATGCGCGTCATGTATCAGCAGATGGCCCAGCAAGCGCAGCAGGAGTAA
- the cobU gene encoding bifunctional adenosylcobinamide kinase/adenosylcobinamide-phosphate guanylyltransferase — MGHLTFVTGGARSGKSSFAERLAAGSGAAVTYLATAQAFDDEMTERIRRHRADRPAAWPTLEEPIQVPQALRDAPAGTVLLDCLSLWVSNLMLAGWSDEAVLAGADELLAEARGRGGPCIFVTNEVGFGIVPDNALARRYRDLLGWVNARCAAQSDQAYLLVSGLPLTLRGSGAPPKEDC, encoded by the coding sequence ATGGGTCACTTGACGTTCGTGACGGGTGGCGCTCGCAGCGGCAAAAGCAGCTTTGCCGAGCGGCTGGCGGCTGGGTCCGGCGCAGCGGTCACCTACCTGGCGACGGCCCAGGCCTTCGACGACGAGATGACCGAGCGCATCCGCCGTCACCGGGCCGACCGCCCCGCTGCTTGGCCCACGCTGGAAGAGCCAATCCAGGTTCCCCAGGCGCTGCGGGATGCGCCAGCAGGCACGGTGCTGCTGGACTGTCTCAGCCTCTGGGTCAGCAACCTGATGCTGGCGGGCTGGAGCGATGAAGCAGTGTTGGCGGGGGCGGACGAGCTGCTGGCGGAGGCCCGCGGGCGCGGGGGGCCGTGCATTTTCGTGACCAACGAGGTGGGGTTCGGCATAGTTCCTGATAACGCTCTGGCGCGGCGCTATCGTGACCTTCTGGGGTGGGTGAATGCCCGCTGCGCCGCCCAAAGCGACCAGGCCTACTTGTTGGTCAGTGGGTTGCCGCTGACGCTCAGAGGCTCCGGCGCGCCCCCCAAGGAGGACTGTTGA
- a CDS encoding adenosylcobinamide-GDP ribazoletransferase: protein MTPVWAWAQAQARAAHLALAFLTAVPLPHIQPQPGDWARASAFYPLAGYLVGGLAALSLSLTTPLPAGVGAALTLGVWLAATGWLHFDGLVDSADALLAAKSPRQRLDILGDVHVGAFGLGAGVLYLLTFWSALEAGAPLYAPVAAAVLARLLVLVPMNLYPAARQESLGARSREGRPWPALLLAAPVLLWPGVPLAAGLALAVTLLAAAWAARRLGGGLSGDVYGLLICLAELTALLALLS, encoded by the coding sequence TTGACGCCTGTTTGGGCGTGGGCGCAGGCTCAGGCGCGGGCGGCTCACCTCGCGCTGGCTTTCCTGACCGCCGTGCCGCTGCCGCACATCCAACCGCAGCCGGGTGACTGGGCGCGGGCCAGTGCCTTTTATCCGCTGGCCGGGTATCTGGTGGGGGGGCTGGCGGCGCTGTCCCTGTCCCTGACTACTCCGCTGCCCGCTGGGGTCGGCGCGGCCCTCACGCTGGGGGTCTGGCTGGCCGCCACCGGCTGGCTGCACTTCGACGGTCTGGTGGACAGCGCCGACGCTCTGCTGGCCGCCAAATCGCCCCGGCAGCGCCTGGACATTCTGGGAGACGTGCATGTGGGGGCCTTTGGGCTGGGGGCAGGTGTGCTGTACCTGCTGACCTTTTGGAGTGCGCTAGAGGCGGGCGCGCCACTCTACGCCCCGGTGGCTGCTGCTGTGCTGGCGCGGCTGCTGGTGCTGGTGCCGATGAACCTCTATCCCGCCGCCCGCCAGGAGTCGCTGGGCGCCCGTTCCCGCGAGGGGCGGCCCTGGCCCGCGCTGCTACTGGCGGCCCCGGTGCTGCTGTGGCCTGGTGTCCCGCTGGCAGCAGGGCTAGCCCTGGCGGTCACGCTGCTCGCTGCGGCGTGGGCCGCCCGTCGCCTGGGCGGTGGCCTCAGCGGCGACGTCTACGGCCTGCTGATCTGTCTGGCCGAGCTGACAGCGTTGCTGGCACTGCTGAGCTAA
- a CDS encoding helix-turn-helix transcriptional regulator has protein sequence MWEKWQSDELELPPGTGPETLSQTERLFRMAAALREGPRTAADLALLLYPTAPLGTRRWNAIVRGVQRDLDMLDHLEPDFERLRGRPPRYIIHTVRSALQPLELLALHAAARLTYHRCSGEVQVQRRALQRLTDWAPARLQPVLKVGLSDLGSRRRSRETLNMEKAVRAWADGHPLRFEYRVPGGSGTWRPNQLNIYLIEVHPQNLELYALGLETSFHGAVRTFKLSRMRALEVVQAESYDIPETFVPQQVLGAAWGVVGSESVGSVPLRLRFRADAAYRIKEGGYAHLSDLTEGPGGSLEVTAHAPLDGSGLPREVLPWVYSFGPRVEVLSPPHIREHWLAELREAVRVGEGEE, from the coding sequence ATGTGGGAAAAGTGGCAATCTGATGAGCTGGAGCTGCCTCCAGGAACTGGCCCGGAAACGCTTTCCCAGACCGAGCGGCTGTTTCGGATGGCGGCGGCGCTGCGTGAGGGCCCCCGTACGGCTGCCGATCTGGCGCTGCTGCTGTATCCCACCGCGCCGCTGGGGACCCGCCGCTGGAACGCCATCGTGCGTGGGGTGCAGCGTGACCTGGATATGCTGGACCACCTGGAGCCGGACTTTGAGCGGCTGCGGGGTCGGCCCCCACGCTACATCATCCATACGGTGCGTTCGGCGCTGCAACCCCTGGAGCTGCTGGCGCTGCATGCCGCCGCCCGTCTGACCTACCACCGCTGCAGCGGTGAGGTGCAGGTGCAGCGCCGCGCCCTCCAGCGCCTGACCGATTGGGCACCTGCCCGGCTGCAACCTGTGCTGAAGGTGGGCCTGAGTGACCTGGGATCGCGCCGCCGCAGCCGTGAAACCCTGAACATGGAAAAAGCAGTGCGGGCCTGGGCTGATGGCCACCCGCTGCGCTTTGAGTACCGCGTCCCCGGCGGCAGCGGCACCTGGCGGCCCAATCAGCTGAATATCTACCTGATCGAAGTTCATCCGCAGAACCTGGAACTATATGCGCTGGGCCTGGAAACCAGCTTTCACGGGGCAGTCCGCACCTTCAAGCTCTCGCGGATGCGGGCGCTGGAGGTGGTGCAGGCTGAGAGCTACGATATCCCGGAAACGTTTGTGCCCCAGCAGGTGCTGGGCGCGGCCTGGGGGGTGGTGGGCAGCGAATCAGTGGGCAGTGTGCCGCTGCGCCTGCGTTTCCGGGCCGACGCCGCCTACCGCATCAAAGAGGGCGGTTACGCACATTTGAGTGACCTGACCGAAGGCCCGGGCGGTAGCCTGGAAGTCACCGCCCACGCCCCGCTCGACGGCAGCGGCCTGCCACGCGAGGTCTTGCCCTGGGTCTATTCCTTCGGACCACGGGTGGAGGTCTTGTCGCCGCCGCACATCCGCGAACATTGGCTTGCGGAGCTGCGCGAGGCAGTGCGGGTGGGGGAGGGAGAGGAATGA
- the cbiB gene encoding adenosylcobinamide-phosphate synthase CbiB has translation MLLALALDALGEPPAPLHPVVWMGHYLKWTRKRWRGETFRHQLAEGAAGWALGAGLAAGAGLVASRAPWAVQGALLKPLLARRALFAAVAEVGAALEQGDLPQARRLLSWHLVSRDTSELSAAEVAGAAIESLAENLSDSVIAPLLAYRVGGLPLAAAYRLSNTADAMWGYHTPELEYAGKTAARVDDLLNLAPARLTALCALLAAGGRGWRVWAQDRRKTTSPNAGHPMSVFAGALDIKLDKRGVYVLNAGGREPSPADLTRAVRLANGTFLIGVLGLLVKA, from the coding sequence ATGCTCCTGGCGTTGGCACTGGACGCTCTGGGCGAACCGCCTGCCCCGCTTCATCCGGTGGTGTGGATGGGCCATTACCTGAAGTGGACGCGCAAAAGGTGGCGTGGGGAAACGTTCCGACATCAACTCGCGGAAGGCGCGGCGGGCTGGGCGCTGGGCGCGGGACTCGCGGCGGGTGCGGGTTTGGTGGCCTCGCGTGCGCCGTGGGCCGTGCAGGGTGCCCTGCTCAAGCCCCTGCTGGCCCGCCGCGCCCTGTTCGCGGCGGTGGCAGAAGTGGGCGCGGCCCTAGAACAAGGCGACCTGCCGCAGGCACGGCGGCTCCTGAGTTGGCACCTGGTCAGCCGGGATACGTCCGAACTGAGCGCGGCGGAAGTCGCGGGCGCGGCCATCGAAAGCCTCGCGGAAAACCTGTCCGACAGCGTCATCGCGCCGCTGCTGGCGTACCGCGTGGGTGGCCTGCCCCTCGCTGCCGCCTACCGCCTGTCGAACACCGCCGACGCCATGTGGGGCTACCACACGCCCGAACTGGAGTACGCCGGAAAAACCGCCGCCCGCGTGGATGATCTGCTGAACCTCGCCCCGGCCCGCCTGACCGCCCTGTGTGCCCTCCTCGCTGCGGGCGGACGTGGCTGGCGGGTGTGGGCGCAGGACCGCCGCAAGACCACCAGCCCGAACGCCGGTCATCCCATGAGCGTGTTCGCAGGCGCACTGGACATCAAGCTTGATAAGCGCGGTGTATACGTCCTGAACGCGGGCGGGCGGGAACCCTCGCCCGCGGACCTCACGCGGGCCGTGAGGCTGGCAAATGGGACCTTTCTCATCGGCGTTCTGGGGCTGCTGGTCAAGGCGTGA
- a CDS encoding cobyric acid synthase, with amino-acid sequence MVQGCTSNAGKSYLASALCRILADEGLRVAPFKAQNMSNNAGVTPAGLEMGRAQLVQARAARVVPDVRMNPVLLKPEADTRSQVVLMGQASAELTNLPWRERKPKLWPHVQDALHSLMDQFDVVVIEGAGSPAEVNLRQSDIVNMRIAREVNAAVLLAADIDRGGAFAHLLGTWHCLVPEEKALLKGFILNRFRGDARLLAPAPQWLEEQTGIPTVGVVPWLDIPLPEEDGVAVERAEGREQRAEGFVAVARLPRISNLDEFAPLGDLVRWVARPEELAGARAVILPGSKSTAADLAWLRSSGLAAGISRLAAQGVPVLGVCGGLQMLGTRITDPHGVESEEEVTGLGLLDIQTQFDPIKTTRQTRATDAETGLVLDGYEIHHGQTVTGAGVQELAPGLLWRQGNVRGTYLHGILENAAYLERFLTWAGLPAPAHLDSLDARLDAIAAQVRASLDWEYVRGLV; translated from the coding sequence ATGGTGCAGGGTTGTACCAGCAATGCTGGGAAATCGTACCTGGCGTCCGCGCTCTGCCGCATCCTGGCCGATGAGGGGCTGAGGGTCGCGCCGTTCAAAGCGCAGAACATGAGCAACAACGCCGGGGTGACACCCGCCGGCCTGGAGATGGGCCGCGCCCAATTGGTGCAGGCCCGCGCCGCAAGGGTCGTGCCGGACGTGCGTATGAACCCGGTGCTGCTGAAACCCGAAGCGGACACCCGCAGTCAGGTGGTGCTGATGGGGCAGGCCAGCGCCGAACTGACCAACCTGCCCTGGCGCGAACGTAAACCGAAACTGTGGCCGCACGTGCAGGACGCCCTGCACAGCCTGATGGACCAGTTCGACGTGGTGGTCATCGAGGGCGCCGGCAGTCCCGCCGAAGTGAACCTGCGCCAGAGCGACATCGTGAACATGCGCATAGCGCGAGAAGTGAACGCCGCCGTCTTGCTCGCCGCCGACATTGACCGGGGCGGCGCTTTCGCCCACCTGCTCGGTACCTGGCACTGCCTCGTCCCAGAGGAAAAAGCACTGCTGAAAGGTTTTATCCTCAACCGCTTCCGGGGAGACGCCCGCTTGCTGGCGCCCGCCCCGCAGTGGCTGGAAGAACAAACCGGAATTCCCACCGTGGGCGTCGTCCCGTGGCTGGATATTCCGTTACCTGAGGAGGATGGTGTGGCGGTGGAGAGGGCAGAGGGCAGAGAGCAGAGGGCAGAGGGATTTGTGGCTGTCGCCAGATTGCCGCGCATCTCGAACCTGGACGAGTTCGCGCCGCTGGGCGACTTGGTACGCTGGGTGGCGCGTCCAGAGGAGCTGGCTGGAGCGCGGGCGGTCATCTTGCCCGGCAGCAAAAGTACGGCGGCGGACTTGGCGTGGTTGCGTTCCAGTGGCCTCGCGGCGGGGATTTCGCGGCTGGCGGCGCAGGGTGTTCCAGTGTTGGGCGTGTGCGGCGGGCTGCAGATGCTGGGCACGCGCATCACCGACCCGCACGGGGTAGAGAGTGAGGAAGAGGTCACGGGCCTGGGCCTGCTAGACATCCAAACCCAGTTCGATCCGATCAAAACCACCCGCCAGACTCGCGCCACCGACGCAGAAACGGGTTTGGTGCTGGACGGGTACGAGATTCACCACGGGCAGACCGTCACGGGCGCGGGCGTGCAGGAACTCGCGCCGGGGCTGCTGTGGCGGCAGGGGAACGTGCGCGGAACATACCTGCACGGCATCCTGGAGAATGCCGCGTACCTGGAACGCTTCCTGACCTGGGCAGGGCTGCCCGCTCCAGCCCACCTCGACTCGCTGGACGCCCGCCTGGACGCCATCGCCGCCCAAGTGAGGGCCAGCCTGGACTGGGAGTACGTGCGGGGGTTGGTCTGA
- a CDS encoding pyridoxal phosphate-dependent aminotransferase, with amino-acid sequence MTDLPPLLPRAPHGGPTSAPFGGMDFSVNSNPFGPNPSLLQAVQGADHAHYPDPAYSATRATLAAWHGVTPDELAISVGASDLLHRTARAFLPAGATLLSLHAPFGELARAAALQRAEIRVVNDVPDILPNGTRLVYVGHPHNPTGHALATDDLLNLAEQCEQAGALLILDEAYAPFLPELESPRHPKLLRLLSPGKAHGMVGARPAYAIAAPAVIQSLENLAPAWHVPAATEALLAALPGAQDFLRETLPVIRQSALELAAGLREFGEVQHHGTPYLTLNIGDAASVTHNLLKHRIKVRDCTSYGLPTHIRVSTRTGPENGALIHALRGVL; translated from the coding sequence GTGACCGACCTCCCGCCGCTGCTGCCCCGCGCCCCCCACGGTGGTCCGACCTCCGCGCCGTTTGGGGGTATGGATTTCAGCGTGAACAGCAACCCCTTCGGCCCCAACCCCTCCCTCTTGCAGGCCGTACAGGGTGCCGATCACGCCCACTACCCCGACCCCGCGTACTCCGCCACCCGCGCGACACTGGCCGCCTGGCATGGCGTCACCCCCGACGAACTAGCCATCAGCGTCGGCGCGTCCGACTTACTGCACCGCACCGCCCGCGCCTTTCTCCCCGCCGGCGCCACGTTGCTGAGCTTGCACGCCCCGTTCGGCGAATTGGCCCGCGCCGCCGCTCTGCAACGCGCCGAAATTCGGGTCGTGAACGATGTGCCAGACATTCTCCCAAATGGTACGCGGCTCGTATACGTGGGCCACCCGCACAACCCCACCGGACACGCCCTTGCCACCGACGACCTGCTTAACCTCGCGGAACAATGTGAACAGGCGGGCGCACTCCTCATTCTGGACGAAGCTTACGCGCCCTTTCTGCCCGAACTGGAAAGCCCCCGACATCCCAAGCTTCTCCGCCTGCTCTCGCCCGGAAAAGCACACGGCATGGTCGGCGCACGGCCCGCCTATGCCATCGCCGCGCCCGCCGTCATTCAGTCCCTTGAGAACCTGGCCCCTGCGTGGCACGTTCCCGCCGCCACGGAAGCCCTGCTGGCCGCGCTGCCCGGCGCTCAGGACTTTCTGCGCGAAACGTTGCCCGTCATCCGGCAGAGCGCGCTGGAACTCGCGGCCGGCCTACGTGAATTTGGCGAAGTGCAGCACCACGGCACGCCGTACCTGACCCTGAACATCGGTGATGCCGCGTCAGTTACGCACAATCTCTTAAAGCACCGCATTAAAGTCCGCGATTGCACCAGTTACGGTTTGCCCACGCACATCCGCGTCAGCACCCGCACCGGGCCGGAGAACGGGGCGCTGATTCACGCGCTCCGGGGGGTGCTGTAG
- the cas5c gene encoding type I-C CRISPR-associated protein Cas5c, which produces MLELKVWSDYACFTRPENKAERVTYDVMTPSAARGVLEAVFWKPEFSWQVREIVVLREVRRFSILRNEVNSRASERAASTWAKSGGGFYAEEDRAQRHALVLRDVEYIIRAEMILKPHTTDPLAKYTEMFQRRAEKGQAFHQPYLGNREFTAFFSPPDGHETPANIVRQLGGEYAEQKGELSLGRMLFDLDFKTVKRGRLKYRQHDAKGVRWVAGQATPRFFDAVITDGGTLRVPRELYERQGVS; this is translated from the coding sequence GTGCTAGAGCTGAAAGTTTGGAGTGATTACGCCTGTTTTACCCGCCCGGAGAACAAGGCCGAGCGTGTCACGTATGACGTGATGACGCCCAGTGCCGCGCGGGGCGTGCTGGAGGCGGTGTTCTGGAAACCGGAGTTCAGTTGGCAGGTGCGGGAGATCGTGGTGCTCAGGGAGGTGCGGCGCTTCAGCATTCTGCGGAACGAGGTGAATTCACGGGCGTCTGAACGGGCAGCGTCCACCTGGGCGAAAAGTGGCGGTGGGTTCTACGCCGAGGAGGACAGAGCGCAGCGGCATGCGCTGGTGCTGCGGGATGTGGAGTACATCATTCGCGCCGAAATGATCCTGAAACCGCATACGACTGACCCGCTGGCGAAGTACACGGAGATGTTCCAGCGTCGCGCCGAGAAAGGGCAGGCGTTCCACCAGCCGTACCTGGGGAACCGTGAGTTCACGGCGTTCTTCAGCCCGCCGGACGGTCACGAGACGCCCGCAAACATCGTGCGGCAACTGGGCGGCGAGTACGCCGAACAGAAGGGTGAACTGAGCCTAGGCCGGATGCTGTTCGACCTGGACTTCAAAACCGTAAAGCGAGGACGCCTGAAGTACCGTCAGCACGACGCCAAGGGCGTGCGCTGGGTGGCCGGCCAAGCCACCCCACGTTTCTTCGACGCAGTCATCACGGACGGCGGCACTCTGCGCGTGCCACGCGAGTTGTACGAGCGTCAGGGGGTGAGCTGA
- the cas3 gene encoding CRISPR-associated helicase Cas3' codes for MSRYMGHSPSKENPEWQTLKDHVEGVTNRTEEHVRYLIPKIPQLTVYARLTGLLHDLGKYRDDFQLHRLKWHPHEERHDPDLEEKACPHSDAGAKFLERRLRLQPLEQWPVADLEERQELQFVIANHHGALRDVVALNDRLNKSEINEVMGLVKKAVQDTPELVKLLKGPLEPLPLAATERAFLVRVLFSALVDADRLDTESHGTLSKTELRARHAAEPLEMTRLFERVQAEMDAKAALDASNPQSINALRRQMYASALSHSADEPGFFRLTMPTGGGKTLTSLAFALQHAHQHRLRRVIYAVPFTTIIDQTAKDFRRVLEQPGEFKVLEHHSNLEVKEKKVGEENQTTASDLATENWDAPVIVTTTVRLFQETLFGTRTSQLRRLHNMTGSVIVLDEVQSLPAHLLEPTLDALQFLVKYAQCSIVLCTATQPALNEELGFPALKNIRDLVPNAAFYFDELKRVSYEFRLDEATTWDDLAQELKAEPQVLCIVNTRQHAHYLYLKLGESVENFHLSTNMCPAHRKRELEVIRTRLKDGLPCRVISTQLIEAGIDVDFPRVYRALGPLEAIVQAAGRCNREGKLRNAAGKLIDGQVIVFLPEEHKLPKGDYEIRESLSRSILHTLKHVPEKLHAPDVFLPYFKDVYARVSKAPPVKINGQDGQPAELEFHTAHSRLHFQQVSAAFQMIEGDMMPVIIRGYEKEKVTALLTTIRDSPRKSERQDAWRALQQYTINIYAHQAKKLMTPQDGKPPFLTPVPELVERASRLQVDPPEICQWPETAVYDPKRGIVAEFKDDLFTSL; via the coding sequence ATGAGCCGGTATATGGGGCATAGCCCGAGCAAGGAAAATCCAGAGTGGCAAACTTTAAAAGACCACGTCGAAGGGGTCACGAACCGCACTGAGGAACACGTCCGTTACCTGATTCCGAAGATTCCGCAATTGACTGTGTACGCACGCCTCACGGGCCTTTTGCACGACCTGGGCAAGTACCGCGACGACTTCCAGCTGCACCGCCTGAAATGGCACCCACACGAGGAACGCCATGACCCTGACCTGGAAGAAAAAGCCTGTCCGCACAGTGACGCTGGGGCAAAATTTCTTGAACGACGACTGCGGTTGCAGCCGCTGGAGCAGTGGCCCGTTGCTGATCTGGAGGAAAGACAGGAACTGCAATTCGTTATTGCCAACCACCACGGCGCTTTACGGGACGTGGTGGCGCTGAATGACCGCCTGAACAAGAGTGAAATCAATGAAGTTATGGGGCTGGTGAAGAAAGCCGTTCAGGACACGCCTGAACTAGTGAAGTTACTGAAAGGCCCCCTGGAACCCCTACCGCTGGCGGCCACGGAGCGGGCTTTCCTAGTTCGGGTGCTCTTCAGCGCCCTGGTGGATGCAGACCGCCTGGACACCGAGAGTCACGGTACACTCAGCAAAACCGAATTACGCGCCCGGCACGCAGCAGAGCCGCTGGAAATGACGAGGCTTTTTGAGCGGGTTCAGGCAGAAATGGACGCTAAAGCCGCGCTGGACGCCTCGAACCCCCAATCCATCAATGCTCTGCGACGGCAAATGTACGCCTCGGCCCTGAGCCATTCTGCCGATGAACCCGGATTCTTCCGCCTGACCATGCCCACCGGGGGCGGGAAAACCCTGACCTCTCTGGCATTCGCGCTTCAACACGCACACCAGCACAGGTTAAGGCGCGTGATTTACGCCGTGCCGTTCACGACGATCATCGACCAGACAGCAAAGGATTTCCGGCGGGTTCTGGAACAACCTGGGGAGTTCAAGGTGCTTGAGCACCACAGCAATCTGGAAGTTAAGGAGAAGAAAGTAGGCGAGGAAAATCAGACCACTGCGTCTGACCTTGCCACCGAGAACTGGGACGCCCCGGTCATCGTGACGACCACCGTGCGCCTCTTTCAGGAGACACTGTTCGGCACGCGCACCAGTCAACTGCGGCGGCTGCACAACATGACTGGCAGCGTGATCGTGCTGGACGAAGTGCAAAGCCTGCCTGCCCACCTACTGGAACCCACCCTGGACGCCCTGCAATTCCTGGTGAAGTACGCGCAGTGCAGCATAGTCCTCTGCACGGCCACTCAACCCGCACTGAACGAAGAACTGGGCTTCCCCGCCCTAAAAAACATCCGTGACCTCGTGCCGAACGCCGCTTTCTACTTCGACGAACTGAAACGGGTGAGTTACGAGTTCCGATTGGACGAAGCGACCACCTGGGATGATCTGGCGCAGGAGTTGAAAGCCGAGCCTCAAGTCCTGTGCATCGTGAACACGCGCCAGCACGCGCACTACCTGTACCTGAAACTGGGCGAATCGGTAGAGAACTTTCACCTCTCGACCAACATGTGTCCGGCACACCGTAAACGCGAGCTGGAGGTCATCCGCACGCGACTCAAAGACGGACTGCCGTGCCGGGTGATCTCCACGCAACTGATCGAAGCGGGGATCGACGTGGACTTCCCACGCGTGTACCGCGCCCTGGGGCCACTGGAAGCGATTGTGCAGGCTGCCGGACGCTGCAACCGCGAAGGCAAACTCAGGAACGCAGCAGGCAAGTTGATTGACGGACAGGTCATCGTTTTCCTGCCAGAAGAACACAAACTGCCGAAAGGCGATTACGAAATCAGGGAGTCCTTGTCCCGCAGCATCCTGCACACCCTCAAGCATGTCCCAGAGAAACTTCACGCCCCGGACGTCTTCCTACCTTACTTCAAGGACGTTTACGCCCGCGTCAGCAAAGCTCCGCCCGTCAAGATCAACGGACAGGACGGCCAACCCGCCGAACTGGAGTTTCACACGGCCCATTCGCGCCTGCACTTCCAGCAGGTATCCGCCGCATTCCAGATGATCGAGGGCGACATGATGCCCGTCATCATTCGCGGGTACGAGAAGGAAAAGGTCACGGCCCTGCTCACCACCATCCGCGATAGCCCCCGCAAAAGCGAACGGCAGGACGCCTGGCGAGCCTTGCAGCAGTACACCATCAACATTTACGCCCACCAGGCCAAGAAACTCATGACCCCGCAAGACGGAAAACCACCCTTCCTGACGCCCGTTCCCGAATTGGTAGAACGTGCCTCGCGCCTGCAAGTCGATCCGCCCGAAATCTGCCAGTGGCCTGAAACTGCCGTCTACGACCCAAAGCGGGGCATCGTCGCCGAATTCAAAGACGACTTGTTCACTTCCCTATGA
- the cobT gene encoding nicotinate-nucleotide--dimethylbenzimidazole phosphoribosyltransferase, with translation MHPDIQALIDQIGPPDHAAVARAGARQVQLTKPAGSLGDLEPLSIRLAGVLGSERPELRGAAVLVAAADHGVAAEGVSAYPAEVTQAMVLNLLADTPAGRGGAAVNALARSAGVEVYLMDAGVATELPPHPALYRAAVRRGSRNLRHEAAMTPAERDALILAGAALARGAIEAGADLIVPGELGIGNTTSAAALTARLLNLSPQAVTGRGTGVDDGRLAHKVAVVGDALARTPVTAPLDALAELGGFEIAAMLGMMLQAAALRRVVVLDGFVEGSAALVGAGLSPHLPDYLFAAGECAEVGHAAQLQALGLRPLFRLGLRLGEGTGGVLAVPLLRAAAASLREMQTFSEAGVPS, from the coding sequence ATGCATCCCGACATTCAGGCCCTGATTGACCAGATCGGCCCGCCCGACCACGCTGCTGTCGCCCGAGCGGGGGCGCGGCAGGTCCAGCTCACCAAGCCTGCCGGGTCACTGGGCGACCTGGAACCGCTGAGTATTCGCCTGGCCGGAGTGCTGGGCAGCGAGCGGCCCGAACTGCGCGGGGCCGCCGTGCTGGTCGCCGCCGCCGATCATGGCGTGGCCGCCGAGGGCGTCAGCGCCTACCCCGCCGAAGTGACGCAGGCGATGGTCCTGAACCTGCTGGCCGACACGCCCGCGGGCCGGGGCGGGGCGGCGGTCAACGCCCTGGCCCGCTCCGCCGGGGTCGAGGTGTACCTCATGGACGCCGGGGTGGCCACCGAGTTGCCGCCGCATCCGGCCCTCTACCGCGCCGCCGTACGCCGGGGCAGCCGCAACCTGCGCCATGAGGCCGCCATGACTCCCGCCGAGCGCGACGCCCTGATTCTGGCCGGGGCAGCGCTGGCCCGCGGGGCGATAGAGGCCGGGGCCGACCTGATCGTGCCGGGAGAACTGGGCATCGGCAACACCACCTCGGCGGCGGCGCTCACGGCGCGGCTGCTGAACCTCAGCCCGCAGGCGGTCACCGGGCGGGGCACCGGGGTGGATGACGGCCGGTTGGCCCACAAGGTCGCGGTGGTCGGGGACGCCCTGGCCCGCACGCCCGTCACTGCGCCGCTGGACGCGCTGGCCGAACTGGGCGGTTTTGAAATCGCCGCCATGCTCGGCATGATGCTTCAGGCGGCGGCACTGCGGCGGGTGGTCGTGCTTGACGGCTTTGTAGAAGGCAGCGCGGCCCTGGTCGGGGCGGGCCTCAGTCCCCATTTGCCGGACTACCTCTTTGCCGCCGGAGAATGCGCCGAGGTGGGCCACGCCGCGCAGCTGCAGGCGCTGGGGCTACGGCCTCTTTTCCGGCTGGGCCTGCGCCTGGGCGAAGGCACGGGGGGGGTGCTGGCCGTGCCGCTGCTGCGGGCCGCCGCCGCCAGCCTGCGCGAAATGCAGACCTTCAGCGAGGCAGGCGTGCCTTCTTGA